One Telluria mixta DNA window includes the following coding sequences:
- a CDS encoding glycosyltransferase family 2 protein yields the protein MITTYNRPDALEAVVRACFMQNDKNFEIIIADDGSTANTRACVERLAVASPVLLRHVWQPDLGFRAAMARNRGTLAATGDYIIFLDGDCIPQRDFIARHRKLSEPGCLVSGSRILMSETLTRRVLEDGIDVTATSALRRLQWRLRGDLNKTLQPLGLRWPDLGRTSRKFTWRRIKSCNLGVWRSDLEKVNGFDESFTGWGHEDSDLVVRLFHAGVRRKDGAFATEVFHLWHREAQRDQETSNRKVVLERAANKVTQATIGLREHAQPAQ from the coding sequence GTGATCACCACCTATAACCGGCCAGACGCGCTGGAGGCGGTGGTGCGGGCATGTTTTATGCAGAACGACAAGAATTTCGAAATCATTATCGCTGATGATGGCTCGACTGCCAACACGCGTGCCTGCGTGGAGCGGCTCGCCGTGGCGTCACCGGTGCTTCTGCGCCACGTCTGGCAACCCGACCTGGGTTTTCGCGCCGCGATGGCGCGCAACCGCGGCACCCTGGCCGCCACGGGCGACTACATCATCTTCCTGGACGGCGACTGTATTCCCCAACGCGATTTCATCGCGCGCCATCGAAAGCTTTCCGAACCCGGCTGCCTCGTGTCGGGCAGCCGCATCCTGATGTCGGAGACGCTGACGCGCCGGGTGCTGGAAGACGGGATCGACGTGACCGCCACGTCGGCGCTGAGGCGCCTGCAATGGCGGCTGCGGGGCGATCTGAACAAGACTTTACAGCCGCTGGGGCTGCGCTGGCCCGACCTGGGCCGCACGTCGCGCAAGTTCACCTGGCGGCGCATCAAGAGCTGCAACCTGGGCGTCTGGCGCAGCGACCTGGAAAAGGTGAACGGGTTCGACGAGAGCTTCACGGGCTGGGGCCATGAAGATTCCGACCTCGTCGTGCGGCTGTTCCACGCCGGCGTGCGGCGCAAGGACGGCGCCTTCGCCACCGAGGTATTCCACCTGTGGCACCGCGAGGCGCAGCGCGATCAGGAGACCAGCAACCGCAAGGTCGTCCTCGAACGCGCCGCTAACAAGGTTACGCAGGCAACGATCGGGTTGCGCGAACACGCGCAGCCGGCGCAATAG
- a CDS encoding methyl-accepting chemotaxis protein: MKITFRQKLFLPLFLSWICLLAVFSVHALQSRALRLEERKTQLSNAGEMAASIAKEYAALAAAGTLPLDEAKKQALARTRALRFGTSGYLVIYDDKAVLMHPIKQELVGTAIDQTVDPEGHKPYVDGIASTRANGAGFIEYLWAKPGSQQPEPKLTYIQAYQPWGWYVMTGLYIDDLDHAFHAQLAGAAGWLVVIGALLTALVWAVVRSVERSIGGDPEDAVAVAQRIAAGDLGMDVPVRAGLDASLMAAMKRMRDALAGIVADVRTGTDLIATASREIASGNLDLSSRTEEQASSLEETAASMEELTSTVKNSAENAREASRLADSAAEVAGRGGEVVARVVDTMASINDSSSKIVDIIGVIDGIAFQTNILALNAAVEAARAGEQGRGFAVVASEVRNLAQRSATAAREIKALIGDSVARVDDGAKLVEEAGATMQEIVASVNKVSTMIGAISNATQEQGEGIEHINQAIAQMDQVTQQNASLVEEAAAASEAMQEQAAKLAQVVSVFRVEAAAPADTRRSAIAPAARVRATRSLPA; the protein is encoded by the coding sequence ATGAAAATTACATTTCGCCAAAAACTCTTCCTTCCCTTGTTCCTGAGCTGGATCTGCCTGCTGGCCGTGTTCAGCGTGCACGCCCTGCAAAGCCGCGCGCTGCGTCTCGAGGAACGCAAGACCCAGTTGTCCAATGCCGGCGAGATGGCCGCGTCCATCGCCAAGGAATACGCGGCCCTCGCCGCCGCCGGCACCTTGCCGCTCGACGAGGCGAAAAAGCAGGCGCTGGCGCGCACCCGGGCGCTGCGCTTCGGTACCAGCGGCTACCTCGTCATCTACGACGACAAGGCCGTGCTGATGCATCCGATCAAGCAGGAACTGGTCGGCACCGCGATCGACCAGACCGTCGATCCGGAAGGCCATAAACCCTACGTGGACGGCATCGCCTCCACCCGCGCGAACGGTGCCGGCTTCATCGAATACCTGTGGGCCAAGCCGGGTTCGCAACAGCCCGAGCCCAAGCTCACGTACATCCAGGCGTATCAACCGTGGGGCTGGTACGTCATGACCGGCCTGTACATCGACGACCTCGATCACGCCTTCCACGCCCAGCTGGCCGGCGCGGCCGGTTGGCTGGTCGTGATCGGCGCGCTGCTCACGGCGCTGGTCTGGGCGGTGGTGCGCAGCGTCGAGCGCTCGATCGGCGGCGATCCGGAAGATGCCGTCGCGGTTGCTCAGCGCATCGCGGCCGGCGATCTCGGCATGGACGTGCCCGTGCGCGCCGGTCTTGATGCGAGCCTGATGGCCGCGATGAAACGCATGCGCGACGCGCTGGCCGGCATCGTCGCCGACGTGCGCACGGGCACGGACCTGATCGCCACGGCATCGCGCGAGATCGCCAGCGGCAACCTGGACCTGTCGAGCCGCACGGAAGAACAGGCCAGCTCGCTCGAAGAGACGGCCGCGTCGATGGAAGAATTGACGTCGACCGTGAAGAACAGCGCCGAGAACGCACGTGAAGCGAGCCGTCTCGCCGATTCCGCCGCCGAGGTGGCGGGCCGCGGCGGCGAAGTCGTCGCGCGCGTGGTCGATACGATGGCGTCGATCAACGACTCGTCGAGCAAGATCGTCGACATCATCGGTGTCATCGACGGCATCGCGTTTCAGACGAATATCCTCGCGCTGAATGCCGCGGTGGAAGCTGCCCGCGCGGGCGAGCAGGGCCGGGGCTTTGCCGTGGTGGCGAGCGAAGTACGCAACCTCGCTCAGCGTTCCGCCACGGCCGCCAGGGAAATCAAGGCCCTGATCGGCGATTCCGTGGCGCGCGTGGACGATGGCGCCAAGCTGGTGGAGGAAGCGGGCGCGACGATGCAGGAGATCGTCGCCAGCGTGAACAAGGTCAGCACGATGATCGGCGCCATCAGCAACGCCACGCAGGAGCAGGGCGAGGGCATCGAGCACATCAACCAGGCCATCGCCCAGATGGACCAGGTGACCCAGCAGAACGCGTCGCTCGTCGAGGAAGCGGCGGCGGCGTCGGAAGCGATGCAGGAGCAGGCCGCGAAGCTGGCGCAGGTGGTCAGCGTGTTCCGCGTCGAGGCCGCGGCGCCGGCCGATACCCGCCGGTCCGCTATTGCGCCGGCTGCGCGTGTTCGCGCAACCCGATCGTTGCCTGCGTAA
- a CDS encoding O-antigen ligase family protein, whose product MNSNPTNTREPMRVWIGALAFLLPFLSLVTSFGVNLASFLFLASALIFFKPSRDALVRHWPQVRWVVLAFLLHFLFVLACALLRGERLSVQEKPLRMLLSVSALVLVVAVRAPRRALWWGASAGAVAALPFIAWQRLVLHIERPGGFINSITFGDLAMLLGLLSLAGAIDMRDRRRDVLLAGAGALAGLAASVLTGTRGGWASLVLAALVLGRHAGRIDGRRARALLAAGVAVLAAAWFTPALGVQERFAEGVHEARAWYEGGTVWTNVGTRLELWKGAAMLIREHPVLGMSFDACRLRLAEYAQAGRLDPMVLELPHLHNDGLQALATGGVIGFVIWAATLYAPLRFFLRRLAQDTEQRGPQFAVALGGVFVVLGYVGFGLTEVIFWSMKGSLFYALMVFLLMGFCLNAKEKIG is encoded by the coding sequence ATGAACAGCAATCCGACGAACACGAGGGAGCCGATGCGGGTCTGGATCGGCGCCCTGGCCTTCCTGTTACCCTTTTTGAGCCTCGTCACCTCGTTCGGCGTGAATCTTGCGAGTTTCCTTTTCCTGGCCAGCGCTTTGATTTTCTTCAAACCGAGCCGTGATGCGCTCGTGCGCCACTGGCCGCAGGTGCGCTGGGTCGTGTTAGCCTTTCTGCTGCACTTCCTGTTCGTGCTTGCCTGCGCGCTGTTGCGCGGCGAGCGGCTGAGCGTGCAGGAAAAGCCGTTGCGCATGCTCCTGTCCGTCAGCGCGCTGGTCCTCGTCGTGGCCGTGCGCGCACCGCGCCGGGCGCTGTGGTGGGGTGCGAGCGCGGGTGCGGTGGCGGCGCTGCCGTTCATCGCCTGGCAGCGCCTCGTGCTGCACATCGAGCGGCCGGGCGGATTCATCAATTCGATCACGTTCGGCGACCTGGCGATGCTGCTGGGGCTGCTGTCATTGGCCGGCGCGATCGACATGCGCGACCGCCGGCGCGACGTGCTGCTGGCCGGCGCCGGCGCGCTGGCGGGACTCGCCGCGTCCGTGCTGACCGGCACCCGCGGCGGCTGGGCGTCGCTCGTCCTGGCGGCGCTGGTGCTGGGGCGCCACGCGGGCCGGATCGACGGCCGCCGGGCGCGTGCACTGCTGGCCGCCGGCGTGGCCGTGCTGGCCGCGGCCTGGTTCACGCCGGCGCTGGGCGTGCAGGAGCGCTTCGCCGAAGGCGTGCACGAAGCGCGCGCCTGGTACGAGGGCGGCACCGTGTGGACCAACGTCGGCACCCGGCTGGAATTGTGGAAAGGCGCCGCGATGCTGATCCGCGAACACCCGGTGCTGGGCATGAGTTTCGACGCCTGCCGCCTGCGCCTGGCCGAGTATGCGCAGGCCGGCCGGCTCGATCCGATGGTGCTCGAGCTCCCGCACCTGCATAATGACGGGTTGCAGGCGCTCGCGACCGGCGGCGTCATCGGCTTCGTGATCTGGGCCGCCACGCTGTACGCGCCCCTGCGCTTCTTCCTGCGCCGGCTGGCACAGGATACGGAACAGCGCGGACCGCAGTTCGCGGTCGCGCTCGGCGGGGTGTTCGTGGTGCTCGGCTATGTCGGCTTCGGGCTGACGGAAGTGATTTTCTGGTCTATGAAGGGCAGTCTGTTCTATGCGCTCATGGTGTTTTTGCTCATGGGCTTCTGCCTGAATGCGAAAGAAAAAATTGGATAA
- the dnaE gene encoding DNA polymerase III subunit alpha has translation MTSPIFTHLRVHTEYSIVDGLVRIDDLVAAAVKDQQPAVGVTDLANAFCLVRFYKAARGKGVKPIVGVDAWITNDENRDKPFRLLILCKNKTGYLQLCELVSKAWLTNQYKGRAEIRVEWLEALATSVSTLEPDVPQSNGLIVLSGAQFGDIGQAIDNGDLDKAEACARRWAQSFPGHFYVEIQRAGQPNQEQQVRHSVALANRLGLPVVATHPVQFISKDEFIAHEARVCIAEGEMLANAKRVRRFNEGMCFKSQAEMAELFKDLPGALANSVEIAKRCNVTLTLGKPQLPNFPTPGMTIDEFLVAETKKGLEERLVELYPDPVQREKERPRYEARLEFENNTIIKMKFPGYFLIVAEFIQWGKNNGVPIGPGRGSGAGSLVAYALKITDLDPLKYNLLFERFLNPERVSMPDFDIDFCQEKRELVIQHVKDLYGRDAVSQIATFGTMAAKGAIRDVGRVLDFGYNFCDGISKLIPFKPGKQVSIAEAIEEEPMLKERLENEEEVKQLIELAQQVEGITRNIGMHAGGVLIAPGKLTDFCPLYTQGGDAGVVSQYDKDDVEAAGLVKFDFLGLTTLTILDRAVNYIRALDPADKDFELSKLPLTDRPTYKLLTDAKTVAVFQLESRGMQGMLKDARPDRFEDIIALVALYRPGPMDLIPDFCKRKHGEKFDYPDPRTESILSETYGIMVYQEQVMQMAQIVGGYSLGGADMLRRAMGKKKAEEMAEHRAIFRAGAAKDGLTTEKADEIFDLMEKFAGYGFNKSHAAAYALLSYHTAYLKVHHTAAFMAANMSLAMEDTDKIKILVEDSIDMCNLTILPPDVNESQFRFTPEGPPPSVTGKPVKNIRYGLGGVKGAGQGAIEAIIAAREEGGRFKDLFDFCKRVDRKQINRRTIESLIRAGAMDCFGVDRAILLASVAFAMEAAGQAAAAANQVSLFGGDDSDLVAPPDYVKATPWTDRQKLAEEKTALGYYLSGHMFDSYAQEVRRFAKTKLKDLEPSRDPRMLCGVITGVRTQLTQRGKILIVSLDDKSGVVEVTIYNELFEQHKNIFREDEFLLVVGKVSEDRFNGGLRITAEKVFDIATARIQYGHKLEMDVACTIAPAKLAEILQPYRHENGLPVSLRVTPQGIPCTLQLGDAWRVAPSDELKYALELHLGAKEVAVEY, from the coding sequence ATGACTTCACCGATCTTCACCCACCTCCGCGTCCATACCGAATACTCGATCGTCGACGGCCTCGTCCGCATCGACGACCTCGTGGCTGCTGCCGTCAAGGACCAGCAGCCGGCGGTGGGTGTCACCGACCTGGCCAACGCCTTCTGCCTCGTGCGCTTCTATAAGGCGGCGCGCGGCAAGGGTGTCAAGCCGATCGTCGGGGTCGATGCGTGGATCACGAACGACGAGAACCGCGACAAGCCGTTCCGCCTGCTCATCCTGTGCAAGAACAAGACGGGCTACCTGCAGCTGTGCGAACTGGTGTCCAAGGCGTGGCTCACGAACCAGTACAAGGGCCGGGCCGAGATCCGCGTCGAGTGGCTGGAAGCGCTGGCGACCTCCGTCTCCACGCTGGAGCCGGACGTGCCGCAATCGAACGGCCTGATCGTGCTGTCCGGCGCGCAGTTCGGCGACATCGGCCAGGCCATCGACAACGGCGACCTGGACAAGGCCGAGGCGTGCGCACGGCGCTGGGCGCAGAGCTTCCCCGGTCACTTCTACGTGGAGATCCAGCGCGCCGGCCAGCCGAACCAGGAACAGCAGGTGCGCCATTCGGTGGCGCTGGCGAACCGGCTCGGGCTGCCGGTCGTCGCGACGCATCCGGTGCAGTTCATCAGCAAGGACGAGTTCATCGCCCACGAGGCGCGCGTCTGTATCGCCGAGGGCGAGATGCTGGCCAACGCCAAGCGCGTGCGCCGCTTCAATGAGGGCATGTGCTTCAAGTCGCAGGCCGAGATGGCCGAGCTGTTCAAGGACTTGCCGGGCGCGCTCGCCAATTCCGTGGAAATCGCCAAGCGCTGCAACGTGACGCTCACGCTCGGCAAGCCGCAGCTGCCGAATTTCCCGACGCCGGGCATGACGATCGATGAATTCCTCGTCGCGGAAACGAAGAAGGGCCTGGAAGAGCGTCTCGTCGAGCTGTACCCCGACCCGGTGCAGCGCGAGAAGGAGCGCCCGCGCTACGAAGCGCGCCTGGAGTTCGAGAACAACACCATCATCAAGATGAAGTTCCCGGGCTACTTCCTCATCGTGGCGGAGTTCATCCAGTGGGGCAAGAACAACGGCGTGCCGATCGGCCCGGGCCGCGGCTCCGGTGCGGGTTCGCTCGTCGCGTACGCGCTCAAGATCACCGACCTCGATCCGCTGAAATACAACCTGCTGTTCGAACGTTTCCTGAATCCGGAACGCGTCTCGATGCCCGACTTCGACATCGACTTCTGCCAGGAAAAGCGAGAGCTGGTGATCCAGCACGTGAAGGACCTGTACGGGCGCGACGCCGTGTCGCAGATCGCCACGTTCGGTACGATGGCGGCGAAGGGCGCGATCCGCGACGTGGGCCGCGTGCTCGATTTCGGCTACAACTTCTGCGACGGCATCTCGAAACTGATTCCGTTCAAGCCGGGCAAGCAGGTGTCCATCGCCGAGGCGATCGAAGAAGAGCCGATGCTGAAGGAACGCCTCGAGAACGAGGAAGAAGTGAAGCAGCTGATCGAGCTCGCGCAGCAGGTCGAAGGCATCACCCGCAACATCGGCATGCACGCGGGCGGCGTGCTGATCGCGCCCGGCAAGCTGACCGACTTCTGCCCGCTGTACACGCAGGGCGGCGACGCCGGCGTGGTGTCGCAGTACGACAAGGACGACGTGGAGGCGGCCGGCCTCGTGAAGTTCGACTTCCTGGGCCTGACCACGCTGACCATCCTCGACCGTGCCGTCAACTATATCCGCGCGCTCGATCCGGCCGACAAGGATTTCGAGCTGTCCAAGCTGCCGCTGACGGACCGGCCGACGTACAAGCTGCTCACCGACGCGAAGACCGTCGCCGTGTTCCAGCTTGAAAGCCGCGGCATGCAGGGCATGCTGAAGGATGCGCGTCCCGACCGCTTCGAGGACATCATCGCGCTCGTGGCGCTGTACCGTCCGGGCCCGATGGACCTGATTCCGGACTTCTGCAAGCGTAAGCACGGCGAGAAATTCGATTACCCGGACCCGCGTACCGAGTCGATCCTGTCCGAGACCTACGGCATCATGGTCTACCAGGAGCAGGTGATGCAGATGGCGCAGATCGTCGGCGGCTACTCGCTGGGCGGCGCGGACATGCTGCGCCGCGCGATGGGCAAGAAGAAGGCCGAGGAAATGGCCGAGCACCGCGCGATCTTCCGCGCCGGCGCCGCGAAGGACGGCCTGACGACCGAAAAGGCCGACGAGATCTTCGATCTGATGGAGAAGTTCGCGGGCTACGGCTTCAACAAGTCGCACGCGGCCGCGTACGCGCTGCTGTCGTATCACACGGCGTACCTGAAGGTTCACCACACCGCCGCGTTCATGGCAGCCAACATGTCGCTGGCCATGGAAGACACGGACAAGATCAAGATCCTCGTCGAGGACTCGATCGACATGTGCAACCTGACGATCCTGCCGCCGGATGTCAACGAATCGCAGTTCCGCTTCACGCCGGAAGGCCCGCCGCCGTCCGTCACGGGCAAGCCGGTGAAGAACATCCGCTATGGCCTGGGTGGCGTGAAAGGTGCGGGGCAGGGCGCCATCGAGGCGATCATCGCCGCGCGCGAAGAGGGCGGCAGGTTCAAGGATCTGTTCGACTTCTGCAAGCGCGTCGACCGCAAGCAGATCAACCGCCGCACGATCGAATCGCTGATCCGCGCGGGCGCGATGGATTGCTTCGGCGTCGACCGCGCGATCCTGCTCGCGTCGGTCGCGTTCGCGATGGAAGCGGCGGGCCAGGCGGCGGCGGCGGCGAACCAGGTCAGCCTGTTCGGCGGCGACGATTCCGATCTCGTCGCGCCGCCGGACTACGTGAAGGCAACGCCGTGGACGGACCGCCAGAAGCTGGCCGAGGAAAAGACGGCGCTGGGCTACTACCTGTCGGGCCATATGTTCGACTCGTACGCGCAGGAAGTGCGCCGGTTCGCCAAGACCAAGCTGAAGGACCTGGAGCCGTCGCGCGACCCGCGCATGCTGTGCGGCGTGATCACGGGCGTGCGCACGCAGCTCACGCAGCGCGGCAAGATCCTCATCGTATCGCTGGACGACAAGTCCGGCGTCGTCGAGGTCACGATCTACAACGAGCTGTTCGAACAGCACAAGAACATCTTCCGCGAGGACGAGTTCCTGCTCGTCGTGGGTAAAGTGTCGGAAGACCGGTTCAACGGCGGCCTGCGCATCACGGCCGAGAAGGTGTTCGACATCGCGACGGCGCGCATCCAGTACGGCCACAAGCTGGAGATGGACGTGGCGTGCACGATCGCACCGGCGAAGCTGGCCGAGATCCTGCAGCCGTACCGCCACGAGAACGGCCTGCCGGTCAGCCTGCGCGTGACGCCGCAGGGCATCCCGTGCACCCTGCAGCTGGGTGATGCCTGGCGCGTGGCGCCGTCGGACGAACTGAAATACGCGCTCGAGCTGCACCTCGGCGCGAAAGAGGTCGCGGTCGAGTACTGA